The Saccopteryx leptura isolate mSacLep1 chromosome 2, mSacLep1_pri_phased_curated, whole genome shotgun sequence genome has a window encoding:
- the LOC136391390 gene encoding intercellular adhesion molecule 1-like, with protein sequence MKMLLFSIWALLALISSPGATEGPFEVYVQPDKALVKFGQSLMVNCSTTCPDPGPSGIETFLKRTQVGKGPQWKEFLLEDVTEDSVLQCFFSCAGVQKDTSLGITMYQPPEQVILELQPAWVALDEVFTVKCHVPRVAPLEKLTLILLQGDQELHRKNFMSSAVASQRAEVIINVKAQREDKRCNFSCHAELDLSSHGGEFFRSSSVSKVLRIFEFSQRPHIWVSPLLEVGAAETVSCEMAKVFPAEEVMFHMSLGDQELSPFLSWEGDTAWANATVRAMETGDQELSCRVSLGPMEQTTREPVHVYSFPPPILEIEELYPSAGTDLNVTCSGHLLTSPSPALRLQGSPDLPAPGEPAWLLLTAREEDDGRNFSCEASLEVQGQQLVKTTTVQLHVLYKPRLEESGCPGHQTWMEGMEQMLACVPKGNPTPSLVCTWNGVIFDLEVPQKATQNYTGTYCCTATNQLGAVSKDIALIVQGLEEGISSTIFIIIIVILGAGIISIALYLNYRPCKIEKRKVHYRQREKNKEEESQFAAQQAEKYSIQNC encoded by the exons ATGAAAATGCTACTGTTCAGCATCTGGGCCCTGTTGGCTTTGATCTCTTCCCCAG GGGCCACAGAAGGGCCATTTGAGGTCTATGTTCAGCCAGATAAGGCCCTGGTCAAGTTTGGACAGTCCCTAATGGTCAACTGCAGCACTACCTgtccagacccaggacccagtgGAATTGAGACCTTCTTAAAGAGAACCCAGGTGGGCAAAGGGCCTCAGTGGAAGGAGTTTCTCTTGGAGGATGTCACAGAGGATTCCGTTCTGCAGTGCTTCTTCTCTTGCGCAGGGGTCCAGAAGGACACCAGTCTGGGCATCACCATGTATC AGCCACCAGAACAGGTGATCCTGGAGCTGCAGCCTGCATGGGTGGCCTTGGATGAAGTCTTTACAGTGAAGTGCCATGTGCCCCGGGTAGCGCCCCTGGAGAAACTCACCCTTATCCTTCTCCAGGGTGACCAAGAACTACATAGAAAGAACTTTATGAGCTCGGCTGTGGCCTCTCAGAGAGCTGAGGTCATCATCAACGTCAAAGCACAAAGGGAGGATAAGAGGTGCAATTTCTCGTGCCATGCAGAACTGGACCTGAGTTCACACGGGGGCGAGTTCTTTCGCTCCAGCTCAGTCAGCAAGGTACTCCGGATTTTTG AATTCTCTCAGCGCCCCCATATCTGGGTCTCTCCACTTCTGGAGGTTGGGGCAGCAGAGACTGTGAGCTGTGAGATGGCTAAGGTGTTCCCAGCTGAAGAGGTAATGTTCCACATGTCCTTGGGAGACCAGGAGCTGAGCCCCTTTCTCTCCTGGGAGGGAGACACCGCATGGGCCAATGCCACCGTTCGGGCCATGGAGACTGGTGACCAGGAGCTGTCCTGCCGTGTATCTCTGGGTCCGATGGAACAGACAACAAGAGAACCAGTACATGTCTATA GCTTCCCTCCACCAATCCTGGAGATAGAAGAATTATACCCATCGGCAGGGACAGACCTCAATGTGACCTGCTCAGGGCATTTGTTAACATCTCCCAGCCCTGCTCTCCGGCTTCAGGGAAGCCCAGACCTCCCCGCCCCCGGGGAGCCTGCCTGGCTTTTACTTACTGCCAGGGAAGAAGATGATGGCCGAAATTTCTCCTGCGAGGCCTCCTTGGAGGTTCAGGGTCAGCAGTTGGTCAAAACCACTACAGTCCAGCTCCATGTCTTAT ACAAGCCACGCTTAGAGGAATCTGGTTGCCCTGGCCACCAGACATGGATGGAAGGGATGGAACAGATGCTTGCCTGTGTCCCAAAGGGAAACCCAACTCCATCGCTGGTGTGTACCTGGAACGGAGTGATCTTCGACCTTGAAGTGCCTCAGAAGGCAACCCAGAACTACACTGGAACCTACTGCTGCACAGCCACTAACCAGCTGGGTGCTGTCAGCAAAGACATTGCTCTCATTGTCCAAG GACTGGAAGAAGGAATCAGCTCTACcatcttcattattattattgtcatcctTGGAGCGGGTATAATCAGCATAGCACTGTATTTGAACTACCGGCCCTGCAAGATAGAGAAGAGGAAAGTGCACTataggcagagagagaagaacaaagaggAGGAAAGCCAGTTTGCTGCTCAACAAGCAGAAAAGTACAGCATACAGAACTGTTAA